GACGCGGCGCGCGACGCTGATGCGCGAATGGCTGCAGTTCTTCGAGAAATTCGCCGTCCTGCTGATGCCGGTGTCCGGCGAATTGCCGTTTCCCGACGGGCTCGATATGCGCGATGACGCGTCTTTTGCCCGGGTCTGGCACGCGCAGCTGACGCAAATCGCCATTCCCTTCATGGGGCTGCCGGGGCTGACCGTGTCAACGGGGCTGGTGGGCCGCATTCCCGTCGGCGTGCAAGTCGTCTCCGGCCGTTATCGCGAGGATCTGTGCCTCGCTGCCGGCGAGGCGATCGAAGCCGGCGGAACCCCGTCGGCGGCGATCGATCCCGCGGGCTGATGGCTGTTTCAGACGAAAGAACCTGATGGCTGGCGTTCACGATTTCACGGCAAAGTCGCTCGCAGGCGAGGACATCCCGCTCAAGCGGTTCGAGGGCCAGGTTCTCCTGATCGTCAATACCGCGAGCAAGTGCGGATTCACGCCGCAATACAGGGGTCTCGAGGCGCTGCAACAGTCGTTCGGTCCGCGCGGCTTTTCGGTGCTGGGCTTTCCGTGCAACCAGTTCGGCGGCCAGGAACCGGGCGACGCCGCGCAGATCGGAGAGTTCTGCACCGACAACTACGCCGTCACCTTTCCGATGTTTGCCAAGATCGACGTCAACGGCAATAACGCGCACCCGCTGTTCAACTATCTGAAGAGCGAGAAGTCCGGCCTGCTCGGCTCGTCGATCAAGTGGAATTTCACCAAATTCCTGGTCGATCGTTCCGGCAAGGTGGTCGCGCGGCATGCGCCGACGGCGACGCCGGAAGGATTGACGAAGGAAATCGAGGCGCTGCTATGAACGAGAAAGATCAAATGACCGATCAACTGCCCGACCGCCTGTCGACCGATCCGAGGAGCCCTTACTACAACGAGGAGGTGCTCGCGCGCGACGTCGGCATCCGCTTCAAGGGCGTCGAGAAGACCAACGTCGAGGAATATTGCGTCAGCGAGGGCTGGGTGCGGGTGACCGCGGGCAACGCCAAGGATCGCTACGGCAATCCGCTGACGATCAAGGTCCACGGCCCGGTCGAGCCGTATTTCCGGGACAAGGCCCCGTCCTGACGCCGGTTCGCATGCAGCCAACAGCAGACGTCGTCATGGCCGGGCCTGTCCCGGCCATCCACGTCTTTCTCGCGACGACATGTTAAGACGTGGATGCCCGGCACAAGGCCGGGCATGACGAAGAACCGAAAGCCAAACGCCATGTCCGTCCGCATCACCGACATCAGAGAGATCACCAAGCCGATCTCCTCGCCCATTCGCAACGCCTATATCGACTTCACCAAGATGACGACCAGCCTGGTCGCCGTCGTCACCGATGCGGTGCGCGACGGCAGGCCGGTGGTCGGTTACGGCTTCAATTCCAACGGCCGTTACGGGCAGGGCGGATTGATTCGCGAGCGTTTTGCGCCGCGCCTGATGGAGGCCGATCCCAAGACCCTGCTTGACGAGACCGGCGACAATCTCGATCCGGACAGGGTCTGGGCGACGCTGATGTCGAACGAGAAGCCGGGCGGCCACGGCGAGCGCTCGGTCGCGGTCGGCACCATCGACATGGCGGTGTGGGATGCGGTGGCGAAGATTGCCGGCAAGCCGCTGTTCCGGCTGCTTGCCGAGCGTCACGGCCGCAAGGCGAACCCGCGCGTGTTCGTCTATGCCGCCGGCGGCTATTACTATCCCGGCAAGGGTCTGTCGATGCTGCGCGGCGAGATGCGAAGCTATCTCGACCGCGGCTACAATGTCGTCAAGATGAAGATCGGCGGTGCGCCGATTGCGGAAGACCGCACGCGCATCGAGGCTGTGCTCGAAGAGATTGGCAACGAGGCGCAGCTCGCGGTCGACGCCAACGGCCGCTTCGAACTGGAGACCGCGATCGCCTACGCCAAAATGCTGCGCGACTATCCGCTATTCTGGTACGAGGAGGCCGGCGATCCCCTCGATTTCCAGCTGCAGGCGGCGCTGGCGGAATTCTATCCGGGTTCGATGGCGACCGGCGAGAATCTGTTCAGTCACCAGGACGCGCGCAATCTGCTTCGTTACGGCGGCATGCGGCCCGACCGCGACTGGCTGCAGTTCGACTGCGCACTGTCCTACGGGCTCTGCGAATATCAGCGCACGCTCAAGGTGCTGGAGACCTGCGGCTGGTCGGCGGGCCGCTGCATTCCCCACGGCGGCCACCAGATGTCGCTCAACATCGCCGCCGGCCTCGGCCTCGGCGGCAATGAGAGCTATCCTGACCTGTTCCAGCCCTATGGCGGCTTCCCCGACGGGGTCCTCGTCGAGAACGGCCACATCACCATGCCGGATTTGCCGGGCATCGGCTTCGAAGGAAAATCCGATCTCTACGCGGAGATGAAGGCGCTGGCGGCCTGATGTGTCAGTGAGGACCACGACCAGGTGTGGAGTCCGACAAGATCAAGTTTCGACTAAATGGCCTCGCTCAAGCGCGGACTCGCGATCTCTGAAGATTGCCATTGCTGTCTTCATCCTCAAAAATCCGAGCTTTGCATAGAACGGCTCGCGGCCTGGGACTGAATAGAGGATTATCTTTGCGTGTGATTGCGACTGCGCGACGAGCCTGGCGACAATCTCTTTTCCTAGCCCAAGTCCCTGATGACTCGGCAAGACCGCGATGTCGCAGAGGTAGGCGCAATCACGACCATCCGCCAGGACCCGGCCCGCACCAACAAGCCGGTTTCCGTCAGAGACAAAGCAACAGAACCTACTGTTGCTGAAGACGATCTCCAGGTCGGCTGCGTTCTTGTCTCCGAGCGGCGCCGCGCGGTAGACCGCCGCAAGCTCCTGCCAATCGACGCCGACTCGACTGTTGCTCCAGGTGATTGTCATCGCATGACCTCATCTTGCGCCCTGCGCGCGGACCGCTGCGACGATCTCGGCGGCGTCCGGAAAATGGCCCTTCAGGCGCCGGGCCACGGGCTTGCCGCCGACCGACACTTCGAACACGCCACCCTTGCCGGGCACGAGGTCTGCAACAATTCCAAGCTGCCGCTGCAGCGCCATCGCAACCTCCTTGGCGCGCTTCTCATAGCCGCAGGGACGACAATAGATGATGGATACGTCCGTCATGATGACCTCCTCCTACTGGCTTCAGCGTTCACGCCGCGGCAGGCAATACAGAAATCGCTCGGGTGGCTTCGATTCCCGCGATCCATCCTGCAAGCGCGCGACCTATTGCATCAGGATGATCCTCCTGCAGGTAGTGCAGTCCGGATCCGAGATTCATCACGCTGCAATGCCGCAGCGAAGCGGCAAATTCGCGTCCGAACGCCGGCGAGACGAGTGCCCCGGGCTCGCCGGTGAACAACAGCTTCGGATATTGCGCGGTCTTTAGCGCTGCGTGAGCAGTCTCAAGCATTGCGTGAACGTCCGAAGGCTCACCCGCTATCGGGAGTTCGCGCGGCAGAGCAAGAACTGGCTTGCGGCTTTCTGCTGTGGGGAATGGCGCACGATAGGCGGCAAGTTCGTCATCGGCGAGCTTTCGAACGATCGAGCCCGGCAGCACGCGTTCGACGAATGCGTTGGCCTCGAGCACCATCTGCTCGCCGACGCCCGGCGTCCGGAATTTCCTGAACGTCTCCCGTGCAACCGCTGTCTGATGGAAGTCCTCCCATGAGGCCATTGGGCGGATGAACTCCATGAAGGCGAGGCCACGCACGAAATTCGGCCTGCGTGCGGCTAGATGGAAGGCGAGCGCGGTGCCCCAGTCTTGCGCCACCAGATAGGCAGATTGAACGCCGAGGCTGTCGATGAATGCGTCGAGGTAGCGCACGTGGTCGGCAAAACGGTAATCCAGGTCTGGGCGTCCTGATTGTCCGAATCCGACAAGGTCCGGGGCAATGCAATGCCCCACGGATTCGACAAGCGGGATAATGTTTCGCCAGATGTAGGAGGAAGTTGGGTTGCCGTGCAGGAACAGCACGACAGGCGCGTTAGCCGCACCGGCTTCACGAAACGCCATCGTGGTGCCGAGCACCTCGCGCGTGCTCACTTCGATCTCCAAACGGTTAGTCATTGCTCCACCTCCTTCAGGACAGTTGAAAAAACGATCGACTTGAAGCGCTCGAGTGAGGCCGGGCTGCGCTCGACCTTCATGCGCAGGATGGCCCCCTGCCAGGACGTGAGCAGAAACTCGGCCAGGTCGTTGGGATTGAACGCGTCGTCGATTTCGCGCCCTGCTTGGGCCTCGGCAATGCAGGCGGCAAACGGGGCGCGCCACTCCTGAAAAATCTCGTCCAGCCGCGCACGGAGCGCCTCGCTGCTGCTCGAGGTCTCAAGGCTCAGGTCGCCGATCAGGCAGCCGCGGCTCCAATTGTCGCCTTCCAGCCTGCCGGTGATGATGTCGAGATAGCGCCTTAGGCGCTGGCGTGGCGTCAGCGACTTGTCATTCAGCGCCTGGGCCACGCATCCTTTGACATGTGCGAAATAGCGGTCGAGCACCTCGCGCGCGAACGCCTCCTTGCTGCGGAAGTGGTTGGTGAATGAGCCCTGGGGCGCGCCCGCCGCGGCGGCAATGTCGCGCACGCTTGTGCCGTTGTAGCCGGTGCGGAACATCGTCTTCAGGCCGGCATCGAGAATTGTGTCTTTGAGCGATGGTTTTGGCATGGAAGGCATAATACGTACGTACGTATTATAGTCAAGCGCAGATTTTCACTCGGTATAAGCACCCCACCATTTGCTCGGCCGCGCAGGCCGCCATGATCACGATCCGGTAGCGCTCTTGCCGGACTGGATCCGCTGCATCGCCCAGCGCGCATTCTTGCGCACCTCCGGATCGGCATCCTCCATGATCGGCGCCAGGAATTTTTCGCCGGCGGGATCGGCGATCTCGCCTAGCGCGGCGGCGCTTTCCTTTCGCAGGTTGGCCTGCGGATGGACGACGCAGCCGCCGATCGCATTCACCGCACGGGCGACCTTCATCTTGCCGAGGCTGCGCACCGCTTTCAGCCGCACCTGCCAGAATTCGTCGTTCAGGCAATTGATCAGCGAGTCGGCCGCCTGCAGGCCGTGGACGTTGGTGCCGAGCGTCTCGGCGGCGATTTCCCGCACCATCCAGTCACCGTCGGCCAGCGCGCGGGTAATGGAATCGGTGGCGGATTTCATCTGCGAGAACGCCAGCGCACTCACCGCGGCGCGGCGGACATGCGGGTCCGGATCCGAAGTCGCAGCGGTCAGAGCAGGGATCGATTCTTCCATCTTGAGAAAGCCGATGACGCCGACCGCCTGTACCCGGACCGAGGCGTCGACATCGCGTAGCGCATCGAGTGCGGGTTTGAGCGAATCCTTGCGCCGCAGCTCCTTCAGCGCGCGCAGTGCGGCCATCCTGACGAAGGCGTGGGAATGATTGACCAGCGGCAGGATCGGATCGGCGCTGTCGGGATCCTTGAGTTCCGCCATGGCAGTGGCCGCGGCGGTCGCCACCGCCTGTTCGGGATCGACCACGAGCTTGGCGAGCGCCGCCGCAGTATCGGCCCCGTCGAACTCGCCGAGCGCGAGGCCGACCTGCTGGCGCACGCCGGGATCCGGGTCGGCCGTCATTCGATCGAGATGCGCCACCGCCCCGGGGTCACCGGAATTGGCCAGCGCGATGATCGCCACGCGGCGTTCGCCGGCGTCGGCGGCGTGCAGGCGGTCGTCGATGTCGTCGAGATCGTCATAGGCTTCGAACGGGTCTGCCATAGATCACCTCAACAGATAGGGAATGTTGACCTTGACCGCGTCGGTCGGGCAATCGGCCTCGCACGGCATGCAATACCAGCATTCGTCGTAGGCCATGTAGGCCTTGCCGGTCATGTCGCTGATGCGCAGCACGTCGAGCGGGCACACATCGACGCAGACCGTGCAGCCCTTGTCGGCAATGCATTTGGCCTCGTCGACCACGACGGGAACGGAGGTTTGGTAACTGGCTAGCGGCATCGGTCGGCTCCAGGATGCGAATTAGAGGTGAATGTCAGGCGGAAGCGCGCACGCGCTGCTTGTCGTACAGGTCCTTTTCCTCGTCGGCGATCGGAACGATGTAGGGCTCGACCGCGCGCTTTTCGCTGGTCATCTTGCCGTCCTTCTTGCTCAACAGCGTGTGGCAGAACCAGTTCTCGTTGTCCTTTTCGGGATAGTCGGTGCGCAGGTGATAGAGGCCCCAGCGGCTTTCGGTGCGGTACAGCGAGGCATGCGCCGCCATATCGGCGCAGTCGACGATCGACTGGGTCTCGAGCGCGCGCAGCAGTTCGTGCGAATTGCGCGCGATCATCCGGTTTTCCATGTCGTCGCGAACTTCGGCGAGGCGGCGCTGTCCGAGCTCGAACTTGCGCGTCACCTTCGGCGGCTGCAGATAGTCGTTGACCAGACGGCGCGCCTTGTACTCGACCTGGTTCGGCGGGATGCCGTCCTCACGTTTGGTCGGCGCCATCACGCGTTCGCGTTCCCGCTCGACGTCGCCGGCGTCGAATTTCGCAAAGTCGGTGCTGTCGGCGTATTCCATCGCATGTTCGCCGGCCGCCGATCCGTTGGTGAAGGCGCCGAGCATGTAGTTGTGGGGTACGCTGGCCATATCGCCGGCGGCATAGAGACCGGGGATCGTGGTTCGGGCGAAATCATCGACGAACACGCCGGAAGCGCTGTGCCCGGAGCAGAAGCCGATTTCGGAGATGTGCATCTCGATCGGTTCCTCGCGATAGTCGGTGCCGCGGCCCTCGTGAAACAGCCCGCGCGTCGGACGCTCGACCTTGTGCAA
The sequence above is drawn from the Bradyrhizobium sediminis genome and encodes:
- a CDS encoding glutathione peroxidase; translated protein: MAGVHDFTAKSLAGEDIPLKRFEGQVLLIVNTASKCGFTPQYRGLEALQQSFGPRGFSVLGFPCNQFGGQEPGDAAQIGEFCTDNYAVTFPMFAKIDVNGNNAHPLFNYLKSEKSGLLGSSIKWNFTKFLVDRSGKVVARHAPTATPEGLTKEIEALL
- a CDS encoding DUF3297 family protein, which translates into the protein MTDQLPDRLSTDPRSPYYNEEVLARDVGIRFKGVEKTNVEEYCVSEGWVRVTAGNAKDRYGNPLTIKVHGPVEPYFRDKAPS
- a CDS encoding mandelate racemase/muconate lactonizing enzyme family protein; translated protein: MSVRITDIREITKPISSPIRNAYIDFTKMTTSLVAVVTDAVRDGRPVVGYGFNSNGRYGQGGLIRERFAPRLMEADPKTLLDETGDNLDPDRVWATLMSNEKPGGHGERSVAVGTIDMAVWDAVAKIAGKPLFRLLAERHGRKANPRVFVYAAGGYYYPGKGLSMLRGEMRSYLDRGYNVVKMKIGGAPIAEDRTRIEAVLEEIGNEAQLAVDANGRFELETAIAYAKMLRDYPLFWYEEAGDPLDFQLQAALAEFYPGSMATGENLFSHQDARNLLRYGGMRPDRDWLQFDCALSYGLCEYQRTLKVLETCGWSAGRCIPHGGHQMSLNIAAGLGLGGNESYPDLFQPYGGFPDGVLVENGHITMPDLPGIGFEGKSDLYAEMKALAA
- a CDS encoding GNAT family N-acetyltransferase: MTITWSNSRVGVDWQELAAVYRAAPLGDKNAADLEIVFSNSRFCCFVSDGNRLVGAGRVLADGRDCAYLCDIAVLPSHQGLGLGKEIVARLVAQSQSHAKIILYSVPGREPFYAKLGFLRMKTAMAIFRDRESALERGHLVET
- a CDS encoding SelT/SelW/SelH family protein — its product is MTDVSIIYCRPCGYEKRAKEVAMALQRQLGIVADLVPGKGGVFEVSVGGKPVARRLKGHFPDAAEIVAAVRAQGAR
- a CDS encoding haloalkane dehalogenase; the encoded protein is MTNRLEIEVSTREVLGTTMAFREAGAANAPVVLFLHGNPTSSYIWRNIIPLVESVGHCIAPDLVGFGQSGRPDLDYRFADHVRYLDAFIDSLGVQSAYLVAQDWGTALAFHLAARRPNFVRGLAFMEFIRPMASWEDFHQTAVARETFRKFRTPGVGEQMVLEANAFVERVLPGSIVRKLADDELAAYRAPFPTAESRKPVLALPRELPIAGEPSDVHAMLETAHAALKTAQYPKLLFTGEPGALVSPAFGREFAASLRHCSVMNLGSGLHYLQEDHPDAIGRALAGWIAGIEATRAISVLPAAA
- a CDS encoding TetR/AcrR family transcriptional regulator translates to MPKPSLKDTILDAGLKTMFRTGYNGTSVRDIAAAAGAPQGSFTNHFRSKEAFAREVLDRYFAHVKGCVAQALNDKSLTPRQRLRRYLDIITGRLEGDNWSRGCLIGDLSLETSSSSEALRARLDEIFQEWRAPFAACIAEAQAGREIDDAFNPNDLAEFLLTSWQGAILRMKVERSPASLERFKSIVFSTVLKEVEQ
- a CDS encoding HEAT repeat domain-containing protein, with the protein product MADPFEAYDDLDDIDDRLHAADAGERRVAIIALANSGDPGAVAHLDRMTADPDPGVRQQVGLALGEFDGADTAAALAKLVVDPEQAVATAAATAMAELKDPDSADPILPLVNHSHAFVRMAALRALKELRRKDSLKPALDALRDVDASVRVQAVGVIGFLKMEESIPALTAATSDPDPHVRRAAVSALAFSQMKSATDSITRALADGDWMVREIAAETLGTNVHGLQAADSLINCLNDEFWQVRLKAVRSLGKMKVARAVNAIGGCVVHPQANLRKESAAALGEIADPAGEKFLAPIMEDADPEVRKNARWAMQRIQSGKSATGS
- a CDS encoding 4Fe-4S dicluster domain-containing protein, with product MPLASYQTSVPVVVDEAKCIADKGCTVCVDVCPLDVLRISDMTGKAYMAYDECWYCMPCEADCPTDAVKVNIPYLLR